A single region of the Solwaraspora sp. WMMD791 genome encodes:
- the mshB gene encoding N-acetyl-1-D-myo-inositol-2-amino-2-deoxy-alpha-D-glucopyranoside deacetylase, producing MTNLAAAHRLLLVHAHPDDETIGTGATMARYAAAGAHVTLVTCTLGEEGEIHVPEFAGLAAGAADQLGGLRIAELAAACAALGVTDHRFLGGAGRYRDSGMMGLATNDHPRAFWQADLDEAAGYLLAVLREVRPQVVVTYDDNGFYGHPDHIQAHRVTMRAAELAAAEGIGPDKIYFTAMPKSVLAAGIDAFRGAANNPFAGVEQVDDLPFGTPDPEIAARVDGTDHYPAKLAAMRAHATQIPADSWLYALAGNIGGEFMGMEYFTLAHGERGPGEGPYGWESDLFAGLPVAEVPQR from the coding sequence GTGACCAACCTTGCCGCCGCCCATCGGCTTCTGCTGGTGCACGCCCATCCCGACGACGAGACGATCGGCACCGGTGCCACGATGGCCCGGTACGCCGCCGCCGGTGCCCACGTCACGCTGGTGACCTGCACCCTTGGCGAGGAAGGTGAGATCCACGTACCCGAGTTCGCCGGCCTGGCCGCCGGTGCCGCCGACCAGCTCGGCGGCCTGCGGATCGCCGAGCTGGCCGCCGCCTGCGCCGCGCTGGGCGTGACCGACCACCGGTTCCTCGGGGGGGCGGGCCGCTACCGCGACTCCGGGATGATGGGGTTGGCGACCAACGACCACCCGCGCGCGTTCTGGCAGGCCGACCTCGACGAAGCAGCCGGGTACCTGCTGGCGGTGCTGCGTGAGGTCCGCCCCCAGGTGGTGGTCACCTACGACGACAACGGCTTCTACGGCCACCCGGACCACATCCAGGCGCACCGGGTCACGATGCGGGCGGCCGAGCTGGCCGCGGCCGAGGGCATCGGTCCCGACAAGATCTACTTCACGGCCATGCCGAAGAGTGTGCTGGCGGCCGGAATCGACGCGTTCCGGGGCGCGGCGAACAATCCGTTCGCCGGCGTGGAGCAGGTCGACGACCTGCCGTTCGGCACCCCCGATCCGGAGATCGCCGCCCGCGTCGACGGCACCGACCACTACCCGGCGAAGCTGGCCGCGATGCGGGCGCACGCCACCCAGATCCCGGCCGACTCGTGGCTGTACGCGCTGGCCGGCAACATCGGCGGCGAGTTCATGGGCATGGAGTACTTCACCCTCGCCCACGGCGAACGCGGTCCCGGTGAGGGGCCGTACGGCTGGGAGAGCGACCTGTTCGCCGGGCTGCCGGTCGCCGAGGTGCCGCAGCGGTGA
- a CDS encoding GNAT family N-acetyltransferase — MLRRQDVGRRVVVRTNTGTGADRPRYTDLLGLLVELTGTELTVLTRHGPRQVPLARVHRAKRVPPPAAATARLRAGTTAGAMADPADVHRLEAAANESWPAPVQQRLGDWLLRAADGWTGRANTALPLGDPGRPLAEAVDAVTDWYADRDLPAQFNVPLPTAADVAAVLADRGWQARPLVLVQTADLADLRARARADADTTVDATVDGAPAARVDLPPVRLAHEPAADWLRVVAARKSAGESLPAAAHQLLTGAPHVRFAQIHDAGTLIAVARATVSADRHWCGVSLLEVAPAARRRGLARHLLGTIADWAHDDMGARRAFLQVEQRNPATALYTRLGFTTHHVYVPWCQVSDAPPGEAC; from the coding sequence GTGCTCCGGAGACAAGATGTGGGACGCCGCGTGGTAGTCCGCACGAACACCGGTACCGGTGCGGACCGGCCGCGCTACACCGACCTGCTCGGCCTGCTGGTCGAGCTGACCGGGACCGAACTCACGGTGCTCACCCGGCACGGGCCCCGGCAGGTCCCGCTCGCCCGGGTGCACCGGGCGAAACGGGTGCCACCGCCAGCGGCCGCAACCGCCCGGCTCCGGGCCGGTACCACGGCCGGGGCGATGGCCGACCCGGCCGACGTCCACCGGCTGGAGGCGGCGGCCAACGAGTCCTGGCCGGCACCGGTGCAGCAGCGGCTCGGCGACTGGCTGCTGCGGGCCGCCGACGGCTGGACCGGTCGAGCCAACACCGCACTGCCGCTGGGTGACCCCGGCCGACCGCTGGCCGAGGCGGTCGACGCGGTGACCGACTGGTACGCCGACCGTGACCTGCCGGCGCAGTTCAACGTACCGTTGCCGACCGCCGCCGACGTGGCCGCCGTGCTCGCCGACCGGGGCTGGCAGGCCCGACCGCTGGTGCTGGTCCAGACCGCCGACCTGGCCGACCTGCGCGCCCGCGCCCGCGCCGACGCCGACACGACGGTCGACGCGACGGTCGACGGTGCCCCGGCCGCCCGCGTCGACCTGCCACCGGTACGGCTGGCGCACGAACCGGCCGCGGACTGGCTGCGCGTCGTGGCGGCCCGCAAGTCCGCCGGGGAGTCGCTGCCGGCCGCCGCCCACCAACTGCTCACCGGCGCGCCACACGTGCGGTTCGCGCAGATCCACGACGCCGGCACCCTGATCGCCGTCGCCCGGGCCACGGTCAGCGCCGACCGCCACTGGTGCGGCGTGTCACTGCTGGAGGTGGCCCCGGCCGCCCGGCGCCGTGGCCTGGCCCGCCATCTGCTGGGCACGATCGCCGACTGGGCACACGACGACATGGGCGCACGACGCGCCTTCCTCCAGGTCGAGCAGCGCAACCCGGCGACGGCGCTCTACACCCGGCTGGGCTTCACCACCCACCACGTGTACGTGCCGTGGTGCCAGGTCAGCGACGCACCACCCGGCGAGGCTTGCTGA
- the fdxA gene encoding ferredoxin — MTYIIAEPCVDVLDKACIEECPVDCIYEGNRMLYIHPDECVDCGACEPVCPVEAIFYEDDVPEQWKDYTTANYEFFEDLGSPGGASKVGKIEKDTPFVAGQPPRGEGH, encoded by the coding sequence GTGACATACATCATCGCCGAGCCGTGCGTCGATGTGCTCGACAAGGCGTGCATCGAGGAATGCCCGGTCGACTGCATCTACGAGGGCAACCGGATGCTCTACATCCACCCCGATGAGTGCGTCGACTGCGGTGCCTGCGAGCCGGTCTGCCCGGTGGAAGCCATCTTCTACGAGGACGACGTGCCGGAGCAGTGGAAGGACTACACCACAGCGAACTACGAGTTCTTCGAGGATCTCGGTTCGCCCGGTGGCGCCTCCAAGGTCGGCAAGATCGAGAAGGACACTCCGTTCGTCGCGGGGCAGCCGCCGCGCGGGGAGGGGCACTGA
- the dapC gene encoding succinyldiaminopimelate transaminase — translation MTGGGSLAAGLPDFPWDRLEPVKARAAAHPDGIVDLSVGTPVDPVPAIVQAALQVTTDTPGYPLTAGSPPLRAAIRDWCVRECGASPDGLGVLPTIGSKELVAWLPTLLGLGPGDVVVVPSVCYPTYEVGARLAGAEVVRTDSLTALGPVSRVGLVWVNSPGNPTGQVLPAGHLRKVVDWARERGAVVASDECYHALGWEAEPVSVLCDEVCGGDLTGLLAVHSLSKRSNLAGYRAGFVAGDPALVAELLAVRKHAGMIVPAPVQAAMIAALTDETHVADQLQRYAARRELLRTALTGAGFTVTHSTAGLYLWITRGEDSWATVDWFADRGILAAPGAFYGPAGERHVRVALTATDERVAAAVARLG, via the coding sequence GTGACCGGTGGCGGATCCCTCGCCGCCGGTCTGCCGGACTTTCCCTGGGACCGGCTGGAGCCGGTCAAGGCCCGTGCCGCCGCCCACCCGGACGGCATCGTCGACCTGTCTGTCGGCACTCCGGTCGACCCGGTGCCGGCCATCGTCCAGGCGGCGTTGCAGGTCACCACCGACACTCCCGGCTACCCCCTGACGGCGGGTAGTCCGCCGCTGCGCGCGGCGATCCGTGACTGGTGCGTCCGGGAGTGCGGCGCGTCCCCCGACGGGCTCGGGGTGCTGCCGACGATCGGCTCCAAGGAGCTGGTCGCCTGGCTGCCGACGCTGCTCGGGCTCGGCCCCGGTGACGTCGTGGTGGTGCCGTCGGTCTGCTACCCGACCTACGAGGTCGGGGCACGGCTGGCCGGTGCCGAGGTGGTGCGGACCGATTCGCTCACCGCCCTCGGGCCGGTCAGCCGGGTGGGTCTGGTCTGGGTCAACTCGCCCGGCAACCCGACCGGGCAGGTGCTGCCCGCCGGCCATCTGCGCAAGGTCGTCGACTGGGCGCGCGAGCGCGGCGCGGTGGTCGCCAGCGACGAGTGCTACCACGCGCTTGGCTGGGAGGCCGAGCCGGTCTCGGTGCTGTGCGACGAGGTCTGCGGCGGGGACCTGACCGGTCTGCTCGCCGTGCACTCCCTGTCCAAACGCAGCAACCTGGCCGGGTACCGGGCCGGCTTCGTCGCCGGCGATCCGGCCCTGGTCGCCGAGCTGCTCGCGGTCCGCAAGCACGCCGGGATGATCGTGCCGGCGCCGGTGCAGGCGGCGATGATCGCCGCCCTGACCGACGAGACCCACGTGGCCGACCAGCTCCAGCGGTACGCGGCCCGCCGGGAACTGCTCCGTACGGCACTGACCGGGGCCGGCTTCACCGTGACCCACTCGACCGCCGGCCTGTACCTGTGGATCACCCGGGGTGAGGACAGCTGGGCGACGGTCGACTGGTTCGCCGACCGGGGCATCCTGGCCGCACCCGGTGCCTTCTACGGGCCGGCGGGGGAGCGGCACGTCCGGGTCGCGTTGACAGCCACCGACGAGCGGGTGGCCGCCGCCGTGGCGCGGCTCGGCTAG
- a CDS encoding SIMPL domain-containing protein — MAGAPVVAVRGEVVREVAPELARFAVTASARGRDRPGTLARLAERGDAVRALIDGYGPAIERRESGALQVRPEWKRSGERVAAYHASVTTTVTVVDFTILGELMLRLADQDQVQVSGPWWALRPTSPVHGQARRAAIDEAIARARDYAEALGAEVTGLVELADHGMAAPQPMMLRAAGRTFAATELAADGVPHLDLDPQTQTVHAVVEARFTISAPAVLDRAR; from the coding sequence ATGGCGGGCGCTCCGGTGGTGGCGGTACGCGGCGAAGTGGTCCGTGAGGTCGCCCCCGAGCTCGCCCGGTTCGCGGTGACGGCCTCCGCGCGGGGCCGGGACCGGCCGGGCACCCTGGCCCGACTCGCCGAGCGGGGCGACGCGGTGCGTGCCCTGATCGACGGGTACGGTCCGGCGATCGAGCGTCGCGAGTCCGGTGCCCTGCAGGTACGTCCGGAGTGGAAACGCTCCGGTGAGCGGGTGGCCGCCTACCACGCCAGCGTGACCACCACCGTCACCGTGGTCGACTTCACCATCCTCGGTGAGCTGATGCTGCGCCTGGCCGATCAGGACCAGGTGCAGGTCAGTGGTCCCTGGTGGGCGCTGCGGCCGACCAGCCCGGTGCACGGCCAGGCGCGTCGGGCGGCGATCGACGAGGCGATCGCCCGGGCCCGCGACTACGCCGAGGCCCTCGGCGCCGAGGTGACCGGGTTGGTGGAGCTGGCCGACCATGGGATGGCAGCACCGCAGCCGATGATGTTGCGCGCCGCCGGTCGGACGTTCGCCGCGACGGAGCTGGCCGCCGACGGTGTCCCGCACCTCGACCTCGACCCGCAGACGCAGACGGTGCACGCCGTCGTGGAGGCCCGGTTCACCATCTCCGCCCCGGCCGTACTGGACCGGGCCCGGTGA
- a CDS encoding EAL domain-containing protein yields MSVRNSTGAYVGVMILLSAGIFAVPAWHPVLWPVLGALSAGGIVVGLRRHRPKRAAAWWCLAAAVVALAAGDTTYALRPGAVVAELFYLAVFFLTAVGLFLLTQGNREIGDRARLLDVLTFLCTAALLAWIFIVGPYITADGLSPAERSLLAAYALGDLLVLAVTIRLLATNRRTPALLLLLTGAAGMLVSDILYGLTTLGGPWQPGGPIELGWLLLYLTWGAAGLQPSMAQLSEPAELEQGKVSRPWAVLLVLATMIAPAILLVESLTGRVRDGAMLAITSAVVFALVLSRFGDVLAAHRQTMRREHGLRNACAALVSAADAAEVDRAVRAGLAQIVPEGVAHRLVLVVNRAGGVPALATSIWGPSVPATASDALLPPSAAVRRSRMLRRSALTPGLARQLGSFPFALLCPLVLPERRPTTPATTPATVSAQRGRRPAGADDVAGPRAGVLLVAAETTVLGTLRDSIEVLASHAATALERVRLSDEINRRDAEAYFRTLVLNSADIILIVDEQARIRYASPAVSTVLGRPAPDGGPVTELVDPDDHERVIEGLDLVRTSGDPHDWQDWRLRHADGSTVQVEVSCRDLRSDRTVRGLVLTLRDVTERRRLERELTHRAFHDSLTGLANRVLFHDRVQQAVARAQRGGHTVGVLFIDLDDFKVVNDTLGHQAGDELLVAVANRLAATLGSADTAARLGGDEFAALVDDAADAAEVEQAAQRVVAAFAEPFRLAGRLVGGAVSVGVATTADAGGTDDLLRHADLALYVAKGAGKGRWRRYQPALHVSLVRRMELRTTLERAAPETDFVVEYQPIVELATGCAVGLEALLRWQHPTLGLLRPDQFIDVAEETGLIESIGDWVLRRAFAAAAQWQVGAAPGDAPYISVNVSARQFRVTGFVGTVRRSLTEAGLPPEQVMLELTESLLLGSEDDIWSDLAQLRELGVRMAIDDFGTGFSSLSYLRQLPIDVLKIDRSFTAEMAFSARQRSLVDGIIRLAHNLELAVVAEGIETVAERNLLGDLGCGFGQGYLFSRPLPEPAAAAWVAGGRPVGSARP; encoded by the coding sequence GTGTCGGTCCGGAATTCCACCGGCGCGTACGTCGGTGTGATGATCCTGTTGTCGGCGGGGATCTTCGCGGTCCCTGCCTGGCATCCGGTCCTCTGGCCGGTCCTCGGCGCGCTCAGCGCCGGTGGAATCGTCGTCGGCCTGCGGCGGCACCGGCCGAAGCGGGCTGCCGCCTGGTGGTGCCTGGCGGCCGCGGTGGTCGCCCTGGCCGCTGGCGACACGACGTACGCCCTGCGCCCCGGTGCGGTGGTCGCCGAGCTCTTTTACCTCGCGGTTTTCTTCCTCACCGCGGTGGGGTTGTTCCTGCTGACCCAGGGCAATCGGGAGATCGGTGACCGGGCCAGATTGCTCGACGTTCTCACATTTCTGTGCACTGCGGCGCTGCTCGCCTGGATCTTCATCGTCGGGCCGTACATCACCGCCGACGGTTTGAGCCCGGCCGAACGGTCGTTGCTCGCCGCGTACGCGCTCGGTGATCTGTTGGTCCTCGCGGTGACGATTCGGCTGCTGGCCACGAATCGCCGCACCCCGGCGCTGCTGCTGTTGCTGACCGGCGCGGCCGGGATGTTGGTCAGCGACATCCTGTACGGGCTGACCACCCTCGGCGGGCCGTGGCAGCCGGGCGGGCCGATCGAGTTGGGCTGGCTGCTGCTCTATCTGACCTGGGGAGCGGCCGGGCTGCAACCGTCGATGGCGCAGCTGTCCGAACCGGCCGAGCTGGAGCAGGGCAAGGTGAGTCGGCCATGGGCGGTGCTGCTCGTCCTGGCCACGATGATCGCGCCGGCGATCCTGCTCGTCGAGTCGCTGACCGGGCGGGTCCGCGACGGCGCGATGCTGGCCATCACCTCGGCGGTGGTCTTCGCGCTGGTGCTCAGCCGGTTCGGTGACGTGCTGGCGGCACACCGGCAGACAATGCGCCGTGAGCATGGGCTGCGCAACGCCTGTGCGGCGCTGGTCTCCGCCGCCGACGCGGCCGAGGTCGACCGGGCGGTCCGCGCCGGCCTGGCGCAGATCGTTCCGGAGGGCGTCGCCCACCGGCTGGTGCTGGTGGTCAATCGCGCAGGCGGGGTGCCGGCGCTGGCCACCAGCATCTGGGGGCCGTCGGTGCCGGCGACAGCGAGCGACGCGCTGCTGCCGCCGAGCGCGGCGGTCCGGCGGTCCCGGATGCTGCGCCGGTCGGCCCTCACCCCGGGGCTGGCCCGGCAACTCGGGTCGTTTCCGTTCGCGCTGCTCTGCCCGCTGGTGCTGCCGGAGCGCCGCCCGACGACACCGGCGACGACACCGGCGACGGTGTCCGCGCAGCGCGGGCGGCGGCCCGCCGGTGCCGACGACGTCGCGGGCCCGCGCGCCGGCGTGCTGCTGGTGGCGGCGGAGACGACGGTCCTCGGTACGCTGCGCGACAGCATCGAGGTGCTGGCGAGTCATGCCGCGACCGCGCTGGAACGGGTCCGGCTCAGCGACGAGATCAACCGGCGCGACGCCGAAGCGTACTTCCGCACCCTGGTGCTCAACAGCGCCGACATCATCCTGATCGTCGACGAGCAGGCCCGGATCCGGTACGCCAGCCCGGCGGTGAGTACGGTGCTCGGCCGTCCGGCACCGGACGGCGGACCGGTGACCGAGCTGGTGGACCCCGACGATCACGAGCGGGTGATCGAAGGGCTCGACCTGGTCCGGACCTCCGGCGACCCGCACGACTGGCAGGACTGGCGGTTGCGGCACGCCGACGGCAGCACCGTACAGGTCGAGGTGAGCTGCCGGGATCTGCGGTCGGACCGCACCGTACGCGGCCTGGTGCTGACGTTGCGCGACGTCACGGAGCGGCGGCGGCTGGAGCGGGAGCTGACCCACCGGGCGTTCCACGACTCGCTGACCGGGTTGGCGAACCGGGTGCTCTTCCACGACCGGGTGCAGCAGGCGGTGGCGCGGGCCCAGCGGGGCGGGCACACCGTCGGTGTCCTCTTCATCGATCTGGACGACTTCAAGGTCGTCAACGACACCCTCGGGCATCAGGCCGGCGACGAGTTGCTGGTCGCGGTGGCGAACCGGTTGGCGGCGACGCTCGGGTCGGCCGACACGGCGGCCCGGCTCGGCGGGGACGAGTTCGCCGCCCTCGTCGACGACGCGGCCGACGCGGCCGAGGTGGAGCAGGCCGCACAGCGGGTGGTGGCGGCCTTCGCCGAGCCGTTCCGGCTGGCCGGCCGCCTGGTCGGTGGCGCGGTCAGTGTGGGTGTCGCCACCACGGCGGACGCTGGCGGCACCGACGACCTGCTGCGCCACGCCGACCTCGCCCTGTACGTGGCCAAGGGGGCGGGCAAGGGCCGCTGGCGGCGCTACCAGCCGGCCCTGCACGTCAGCCTGGTCCGGCGGATGGAGCTGCGTACGACGTTGGAGCGGGCGGCACCGGAGACCGATTTCGTCGTCGAGTACCAGCCGATCGTGGAGCTGGCCACCGGCTGCGCGGTCGGCCTGGAGGCGTTGCTGCGGTGGCAGCACCCGACGCTGGGGCTGCTGCGCCCGGACCAGTTCATCGATGTGGCCGAGGAGACCGGCCTGATCGAGTCGATCGGGGACTGGGTGCTGCGTCGGGCGTTCGCGGCGGCCGCCCAGTGGCAGGTGGGTGCGGCGCCGGGGGACGCGCCGTACATCAGCGTCAACGTCTCGGCGCGACAGTTCCGGGTCACCGGGTTCGTCGGCACGGTACGCCGGTCGCTGACCGAGGCCGGACTGCCACCGGAGCAGGTGATGCTGGAGCTGACCGAGAGCCTGCTGCTGGGCAGTGAGGACGACATCTGGTCCGATCTGGCGCAGCTGCGCGAACTCGGGGTGCGGATGGCCATCGACGACTTCGGCACCGGCTTCTCGTCGTTGAGCTATCTGCGGCAGTTGCCGATCGACGTACTGAAGATCGACCGGTCGTTCACGGCGGAGATGGCCTTCTCCGCCCGCCAGCGGTCGCTGGTGGACGGGATCATCCGGCTGGCGCACAATCTCGAGCTCGCCGTGGTGGCCGAGGGCATCGAGACGGTGGCGGAGCGGAACCTGCTCGGCGATCTCGGCTGCGGCTTCGGGCAGGGCTATCTCTTCTCCCGGCCGTTGCCCGAGCCGGCGGCGGCGGCGTGGGTGGCCGGCGGCCGGCCGGTGGGCTCGGCCCGGCCCTGA
- a CDS encoding S8 family serine peptidase: protein MHPVRRTTAAALAAVLAAGLIGVGRAAPAAATPSTPAAGASSPQPGSPAAGPSSSPGAGLAGARPGATTVTLITGDRITVTDRGAAVAPAPGRRHLRFHTYQLADGRYVVPTDAQPLIRAGVLDRRLFNVTNLITYGYHDAATDRLPLLVEYAGPATAAGRATGRLAGTRITRDLPAIGGAAVSADKSAADEFWAAVTGAAAGSPTTASRSLAAGSGVARIWLDGKRRLLLERSVGQIGAPAAHDAGLTGAGVTVAVLDSGVDADHPDLAGRVAHAENFTEDPDPADVVGHGTHVASIIAGSGAASEGANRGVAPDATIVSGKVCESYWCAESAMLAGMQWAAADQRATVINFSIGGQDTPEIDPLEKAVDTLTAQTGALFVIAAGNSGTDASVGSPGSADAALTVGAVDRDDVLADFSSRGPRIGDDAVKPDVTAPGVGIVAARAAGTTLDTPVDAHYVAASGTSMATPHVTGAVALLAQRRPGWSAQRLKAALTGSAAPQPGTGAYPQGAGRVDVARAITQRVVATPASVSFGRTVWPHHDDEAVAKTVTYRNTTGTDMTLTLAVDAVGPTGTPAPAGVFSVGATEVTVPAQGTAEVVVTADTSVDGPDGYYSGHLVATGADGVRVVTPFGVNREVESYDLTLAHLDQTGAATDAYWTLAIGLDQPYDAMPWRADGSGSVTVRLPAGRYGLSSMIERRIGEGDDVELELAVLVRPNLKITSDTTVTFDGRRGQPVRVTVPEPTARPALVDVSFAYWTRNNAGAGVGLLSDTFDGLTAGQFGAPPRRGEFAATIASQWLRPDGADGFVGSPYFYGLTEHFADQLPTGFTRHYRPRDLATVRHRFRGVAHGDTTDRTVFGSHGDRDPGGWALVAPVELPAVRVEHYSVADTLTWNGYLEFSRKVPGQQWGEATAMLTSMPQRYPPGRQTQDTWNVAPYGPVFADTTYPGGWVRRDGDVIAVEVPLFGDADGHPGSALTDSGRTALYRDGKLVGESEYPGYGWFEVPRAEADYRLEVAATHDVSDFSTLVSGVWTFASGPVTRGRAAALPVMAVRFAPAVDAGNTAPAGRATEIPFTIAHQPGVAGIGVRKPVVEVSYDGGDSWLPAQVRSAKAGWTASVHHPDADGFVSLRASVTDRDGNTVQQTIIQAYRIAVR from the coding sequence TTGCATCCAGTCAGGAGAACGACCGCCGCCGCCCTCGCCGCCGTCCTGGCGGCCGGCCTGATCGGCGTCGGCCGGGCCGCACCCGCCGCCGCCACACCGTCCACTCCGGCTGCCGGCGCGTCGTCGCCGCAGCCCGGCTCACCCGCCGCCGGCCCGTCGTCGTCACCCGGCGCCGGCCTCGCCGGAGCGCGGCCCGGCGCCACCACCGTCACGCTGATCACCGGTGACCGGATCACCGTGACCGACCGCGGGGCCGCCGTCGCACCGGCCCCCGGCCGCCGACACCTGCGCTTCCACACCTACCAGCTCGCCGACGGCCGGTACGTCGTCCCGACCGACGCCCAACCGTTGATCCGCGCCGGGGTGCTCGACCGACGGCTGTTCAACGTCACCAACCTGATCACGTACGGCTATCACGACGCCGCCACCGACCGGCTGCCGCTGCTGGTCGAGTACGCCGGCCCGGCCACCGCCGCCGGTCGGGCCACCGGCCGGCTCGCCGGCACCCGGATCACCCGCGACCTGCCCGCCATCGGCGGGGCGGCCGTCAGCGCCGACAAGTCCGCCGCCGACGAGTTCTGGGCGGCGGTCACCGGGGCCGCCGCCGGGTCGCCGACCACCGCGTCCCGCTCGCTGGCCGCCGGATCCGGGGTCGCCCGGATCTGGCTCGACGGCAAGCGGCGGCTGCTGCTGGAGCGCAGCGTCGGCCAGATCGGTGCGCCGGCCGCCCACGACGCCGGGCTCACCGGTGCCGGGGTGACCGTGGCCGTGCTGGACAGCGGCGTCGACGCCGACCACCCCGACCTGGCCGGCCGGGTCGCCCACGCGGAGAACTTCACCGAGGACCCGGACCCGGCCGACGTCGTCGGCCACGGCACCCATGTGGCGTCGATCATCGCGGGCAGCGGTGCCGCCTCCGAGGGCGCCAACCGGGGCGTCGCCCCGGACGCCACGATCGTCTCCGGCAAGGTCTGCGAGTCCTACTGGTGCGCCGAGTCGGCGATGCTGGCCGGGATGCAGTGGGCCGCGGCCGACCAGCGCGCCACGGTGATCAACTTCAGCATCGGCGGCCAGGACACTCCGGAGATCGACCCGCTGGAGAAGGCGGTCGACACGCTGACCGCGCAGACCGGCGCGCTGTTCGTCATCGCCGCCGGCAACTCCGGCACCGACGCCAGCGTCGGCTCCCCGGGCAGCGCCGACGCGGCGCTGACCGTCGGCGCCGTGGACCGCGACGACGTCCTGGCCGACTTCTCCAGCAGGGGCCCGCGCATCGGCGACGACGCGGTCAAACCGGACGTCACCGCACCGGGCGTCGGCATCGTCGCCGCCCGTGCCGCCGGCACCACCCTCGACACCCCGGTCGACGCACACTACGTCGCCGCCTCCGGCACCTCGATGGCGACGCCGCACGTCACCGGCGCGGTCGCGCTGTTGGCCCAGCGTCGCCCCGGCTGGTCGGCGCAGCGGCTCAAGGCCGCGCTGACGGGCTCGGCGGCCCCGCAGCCCGGTACGGGTGCCTATCCGCAGGGGGCCGGCCGGGTCGACGTGGCCCGCGCGATCACTCAACGGGTCGTAGCCACCCCGGCGAGCGTCTCCTTCGGCCGTACCGTCTGGCCGCACCACGACGACGAGGCCGTCGCGAAGACGGTCACCTACCGCAACACCACCGGCACCGACATGACCCTGACGTTGGCCGTCGACGCCGTCGGACCAACCGGTACGCCGGCCCCTGCCGGCGTGTTCAGTGTGGGCGCGACCGAGGTGACCGTGCCGGCGCAGGGCACCGCCGAAGTCGTCGTCACCGCCGACACCAGCGTCGACGGGCCCGACGGCTACTACTCGGGCCACCTGGTCGCCACTGGCGCCGACGGGGTCCGCGTCGTCACCCCGTTCGGCGTCAACCGCGAGGTGGAAAGCTACGACCTGACCCTGGCCCACCTGGACCAGACCGGTGCGGCGACCGACGCCTACTGGACCCTCGCGATCGGTCTCGACCAGCCGTACGACGCGATGCCGTGGCGGGCCGACGGCTCCGGGTCGGTCACGGTCCGGCTGCCGGCCGGCCGGTACGGCCTGTCCAGCATGATCGAGCGCCGGATCGGCGAGGGCGACGACGTCGAACTCGAACTGGCCGTCCTGGTCCGGCCGAATCTGAAGATCACCTCCGATACGACGGTCACCTTCGACGGCCGGCGCGGCCAACCGGTACGGGTCACCGTGCCGGAGCCGACCGCCCGGCCGGCCCTGGTCGACGTCAGCTTTGCCTACTGGACCCGGAACAACGCCGGGGCCGGGGTCGGGTTGCTCTCCGACACCTTCGACGGGCTGACCGCCGGTCAGTTCGGGGCCCCGCCCCGGCGCGGTGAGTTCGCCGCCACCATCGCCAGCCAGTGGCTGCGACCGGACGGCGCGGACGGTTTCGTCGGCAGCCCGTACTTCTACGGCCTGACCGAGCACTTCGCCGACCAGTTGCCGACCGGGTTCACCCGGCACTACCGCCCGCGTGACCTGGCCACCGTGCGGCACCGGTTCCGGGGCGTCGCCCACGGGGACACGACCGACCGGACCGTCTTCGGCAGCCACGGTGACCGCGACCCCGGCGGATGGGCACTGGTCGCCCCGGTCGAGCTACCCGCCGTACGGGTGGAGCACTACAGCGTCGCCGACACGTTGACCTGGAACGGCTACCTGGAGTTCTCCCGGAAGGTGCCCGGCCAGCAGTGGGGGGAGGCCACCGCGATGCTGACCTCCATGCCGCAGCGGTACCCGCCGGGACGGCAGACCCAGGACACCTGGAACGTGGCGCCGTACGGGCCGGTGTTCGCCGACACGACGTACCCGGGAGGCTGGGTGCGCCGCGACGGTGACGTGATCGCCGTGGAGGTGCCGCTGTTCGGTGACGCCGACGGCCATCCAGGATCGGCGTTGACCGACAGCGGGCGGACCGCGCTGTACCGCGACGGCAAGCTGGTCGGGGAGAGCGAATACCCCGGGTACGGCTGGTTCGAGGTACCCCGGGCGGAGGCCGACTACCGGCTTGAGGTCGCCGCGACGCACGACGTCAGCGACTTCTCCACCTTGGTCAGCGGGGTCTGGACGTTCGCCTCCGGGCCGGTGACCCGGGGCCGGGCCGCCGCGTTGCCGGTGATGGCGGTGCGGTTCGCGCCGGCGGTGGACGCGGGCAACACCGCGCCGGCCGGGCGGGCGACGGAGATCCCGTTCACCATCGCCCACCAACCGGGCGTGGCCGGTATCGGGGTCCGTAAACCGGTGGTCGAGGTCTCCTACGACGGCGGCGACAGTTGGCTGCCGGCGCAGGTGCGGTCGGCCAAGGCCGGATGGACCGCGTCGGTGCACCACCCGGACGCCGACGGGTTCGTGTCGCTGCGGGCCTCGGTGACCGACCGGGACGGCAACACCGTGCAGCAGACGATCATCCAGGCGTACCGGATCGCGGTGCGCTGA